TTCCACCCGTTTACGCAAACGTTCCGGCGGCTGTTTGCCGTGCGAAATGCCTTGCGCGGCACGGCGGAATTTGTGCAGCACCTCGGAATACAGGTGAATATTGATCGGTTCAGCGTGGCGTACCATGCCGTTCTCTTTCGCCCATTGCAGGTAGCCTGCATTCCAGTTCCGCATGTACTGGTACGACTTCGGCATCACGGTATGGTGCATACAATTGTTCTTGGCGTACTGTTCCCACTGATTCGGGTTCGGTTCGCCGCGCATGGTCTTTTGACCGTTTTGCCCACGCCAGCCGCTCAAGAAACCAATGCCAGAGCCGGGTGCAGTTTCAAAATTGACAATGAAATCGGGGTAATCTTTGAACTTACGCTTGCCCTTCGCATCGGTAAACGCGGGGAAGCCTAAGCGTGAACCCAGCTCAATCAACACTTCCTGGAACGGCTTGCACTGCCCAGTCGGTGGCAAAATCGGAATCCGCACGGAGTCGACTGGGCCGTCGTATTCAGAAATCGGACGATCCAACATCGACATGACATCGTAGCGTTCCAGATACGTGGTATCCGGCAAAATCAAATCGGCAAACGCGGTCATTTCCGAATGGAACGCATCGCACACCACGAGGAACGGGATTTTGTACTCGCCGTTCTCATCCTTGTCCTTGAGCATGTCGCGGACTTCGGTGGTGTTCATCGACGAGTTCCATGCCATATTCGCCATGAAAATCAGCAAGGTATCGAGCTTGTACGGGTCGCCGCGCCAGGCGTTGGTAATAACGTTGTGCATCAAACCGTGAACGGAGAGCGGGTATTCCCACGAGAAACCCTTGTCGATCCGCACCGGCTCGCCCTTGTCATCGACGAATAAATCATCCGGGTCAGCAGGCCAGCCCAACGGCATCCCATCCAGCGGGGTATTCGGCTTCACTGCATCCGGCGATGTACCTGTTTTCGGGCAAGGCGGAATCGGGCGCGGATACGGCGCTTTGTGACGGAAACCACCGGGGCGGTCAATCGTGCCCAACAAGGACATCAGAATGCTGAGGGCGCGAATGCTTTGGAAACCGTTGGAATGCGCCGCCAAGCCGCGCATCGCATGGAATGCGACCGGATTGCCGGTAACGTGATCGTGCTCATTGCCCCACACGTCTGTCCACGAAATCGGCAATTCGATTTTCTGGTCACGCGCCGTAATGCCCATCTCATGCGCCAAGCGCTTGATGGTCGCCGCCGGAATGCCGGTAATGTCTTCCGCCCATTCAGCGGTATAACTTTCGACCCGTTCGCGCAGCAATTGGAACGCGGGCTTAACCGGCGTGCCGTCTTTCAGCTTGAATTCGCCGGTCAAAAACGGGTCAGCGCCGGGGGTATGCGTCGAAATCGGCTTGTTCAGGTCACGATCCCACCACAGCTTGTTTTGCGGGTCGAAGCAGCCTTCTTCGGGCGGTACTTCAAAACGCAAGAACATGCCGTATTCGCGGTTTTTCGGGTCAAGGTTGACCAGTTCGGGGCCGTTGGTGTAATTCACCACGAACTCGCGGTCGTATAAACCTTGCTCGATAATTTCGCGGGTAATCGCTAACAGCAATGCGCCGTCGGTGCCGGGGCGGATCGGAATCCACTCATCCGCCACCGCCGCGTAGCCCGTGCGCACCGGGTTGATCGCAATCATGCGTCCACCATTGCGTTTGAACTCTGCCAGCTCGATTTTCAGCGGATTGGAATGGTGGTCTTCCGCCGTGCCGATCATCACGAACAATTTGGCGTGGTGCAGGTCGGGGCCACCGAATTCCCAGAACGAACCGCCGATGGTGTAAATCATGCCTGCCGCCATATTGACGGAGCAGAAACCACCGTGTGCCGCGTAGTTCGGCGTACCGAATTGCTTGGCGAACAAGCCGGTGAGG
The sequence above is drawn from the Thiothrix subterranea genome and encodes:
- a CDS encoding molybdopterin oxidoreductase family protein codes for the protein MTTQTNQATEIKSTTCYMCACRCGINVHLKNGEVKYIEGNPDHPLNKGVICAKGSSGIMKQYSPARLTTPLRRKANATRGEGQFEAITWEEAFDTLETRLRHIRATDPKKFGLFTGRDQMQALTGLFAKQFGTPNYAAHGGFCSVNMAAGMIYTIGGSFWEFGGPDLHHAKLFVMIGTAEDHHSNPLKIELAEFKRNGGRMIAINPVRTGYAAVADEWIPIRPGTDGALLLAITREIIEQGLYDREFVVNYTNGPELVNLDPKNREYGMFLRFEVPPEEGCFDPQNKLWWDRDLNKPISTHTPGADPFLTGEFKLKDGTPVKPAFQLLRERVESYTAEWAEDITGIPAATIKRLAHEMGITARDQKIELPISWTDVWGNEHDHVTGNPVAFHAMRGLAAHSNGFQSIRALSILMSLLGTIDRPGGFRHKAPYPRPIPPCPKTGTSPDAVKPNTPLDGMPLGWPADPDDLFVDDKGEPVRIDKGFSWEYPLSVHGLMHNVITNAWRGDPYKLDTLLIFMANMAWNSSMNTTEVRDMLKDKDENGEYKIPFLVVCDAFHSEMTAFADLILPDTTYLERYDVMSMLDRPISEYDGPVDSVRIPILPPTGQCKPFQEVLIELGSRLGFPAFTDAKGKRKFKDYPDFIVNFETAPGSGIGFLSGWRGQNGQKTMRGEPNPNQWEQYAKNNCMHHTVMPKSYQYMRNWNAGYLQWAKENGMVRHAEPINIHLYSEVLHKFRRAAQGISHGKQPPERLRKRVERFFDALPFYHEPLENEMINKQDFPLSALTQRPMAMYHSWDSQNAWLRQIHAHNYLHMHPSVGEKYGFEDGDWIWVESTHGRVRCEARYSQSVEPNTVWTWNAIGKASGAWGLEKDANECTRGFLLNHIIGEELPNQAEGEHISNSDPITGQAAWFDVRVKVYKADKKDQGSTFPQFPTQPRYPGMAKPVGKWLTFVGGSGKFKNMFKGGK